DNA from Daphnia pulicaria isolate SC F1-1A chromosome 3, SC_F0-13Bv2, whole genome shotgun sequence:
AACACTGGGTGTAGAATTACTCTTTATTCCTAGCTAaaataccaaaataaaaatattataattcaTATGAGTGCACACTTCTTAGTATAATACCTGATCAACCTTCAACATGTGGTGAAGCTTTGTTGAGTCAACATCAACAAGAAGAGTACTATAACAATAGCAAATCCTCATTATAGAAAATTGAGTTGATCATGACTATactgattttgaaatatctcACACCAATGATGATATGCATTCTTATGCCCAAGCTTGGATGCAGTTCCAGACACTTTATAACTATTGAGCAGGATATCTTCTCTTGGGGAAATTGTTAGATCCAAATTCCAATTGCACTTCATTGATTGGCAGATGTTTTCAAGATTGGACTTTCGGTTATATCTAGCTCTAGATGAGAAAAAAGAGCAATTCAAATTTCCTCTGTCATGATATACAGTACCACCTGTGAATGCATGTAAATAGGAATAGTAATTACTTAATATATATAACACAACAATCTTTAATATGCAGTATATTCACCTCCACTATTTCGCCGTGACAAGAAAACACCATTTTCCGACATGTTTTTTAGATTTACTTCCACCCATGGATTTTGATGTCTACCAATAACCACACTATTGTAAGCACAATTTAATTACTGTAGAATATTTTCATAGGTATTTATAAAGTAAATTAATCACCAACCATGGAGTATTCACCCACATGAAAAGGAGGGACTgtgtttcaaaatcaaaatttttgtaCAACCAATCTTCTATTGCtagattttcaaaaatgttggtactttttgaaacaaataccAGTTTTTTTGAAACATCATTGTGAAAGCTCTGACTCGCAATTGTGCTAAGTTTCATATTTCTCAAAACTATAGTTTTCCCTTGACGAAATTGCCGGAAAAAACATATTTGTCGATAACGAAGAAATGTCATAGTACTTTTTGTTATTGGTATGCACTCAGTGTCAGTGGAAAtgtgaatattttcaaaatgaaatttgaaacatCCATTAAAGATTGTTTGTACTCAGCAGAAGACAGCACTACAGTTTTCTAATAATATTAACCCATCCCCATCTGAACAGGTGCGTTCATGTTCATGTCACATCCTGTATACAATGTATATGGCCCACAAGGTTTTTGCAGTTTGTCCTTTTTGGCAACTACTTTATTAGTGCTGACAGTATTACCCATCGTGCGTCACCTAGCGACGGAATGCAATACGGGTAATATTTGGAACAGCTTAATGTAAATTACTTTGAACataaattaaagaaacaattaaatttctgttctttttcgttctttttcgttccttttttattttattcctctATAAACTTTTTTTGGATCGCACCTGTAGAAATGAATATATCTACTTTTTCTGTTACAAGGTGGCGTCATAGAGGTGTGATTCGCAAGTTGCGAGATACAAGAAAGGCCTTTGGTTTCAATACTACAGCTGATTAGTGATTACGTTCTCAGTTCGCTTATTCCTGTGAAATTGTGGAATTCTGTTAAAATAATGATTGATTCTCCGTTTTGATTTACGTTGCCTTGTTTTGACAGAAAATCTCGTCGGAGAATCTCGTATGTAATCTAgtgaatatttatttttatcgaaaaCCAAGAATAGAAAACTTAGGCCCTTTCTCATGTTCTTGGTTGTAGCCTCTAACTTGATTTACCTTTATTTAGATGGATTTAatacgatttcgaaatattcgTTAAGACTTACAACCAAGGCTCAGAAATTCAAGTATTAGTTACAGAAATGCATTCACCATCATCTCAAATTTTAATGCGCAAAGGTAATAATTCCAACTTGCCATCTCCACCTGTTTTGAGGTCAGCTCTGTTTTCTGTAACTTAATTTTTATCTCCTCTTTTCAGGTAAAAGAGGAGCTGCAGTGTATATACAAGCTGAGTGTAGTAGAACAACTGATCCTCAGCATCTTAAAGAATTACTTAGCACACTTCTTAATCCCCAAAAACCTATTGAGGAGTTGGAAACAGTTGACTGGATAAAATGGTTGATTGCTGGTGGGAAAACTCCTGTGGAATTTGCCTCTATCGGTAAATATATACTCATGTTGTTGATATATTGCTCAAAGTTGAGAtatgttcatattttttttatgtcttaGTGAGAAGATATGATAATGGGACCACTTGTGGCCTAGTTTGGACAGCAAATTTTGTTGCCTATCGGTGTAGGACATGTGGAATATCTCCATGTATGTCTCTATGTGCTGAAtgttttcaaaaaggaaatcatGAAGGTCATGATTTCAACATGTTCAGGTATgtacattaaaatttttgtacTCCCATTACTTCCTTCATTaagtaattatttcaaaaatctaGGTCACAAGCTGGAGGTGCATGTGATTGTGGTGATACTAGTGTCATGAAAGAAGCTGGTTTTTGTGAACGTCATGGTCCCCATGCTCATGTAGGGAAACCCATTCTGCCACCTGAACTGCTTGCTGTTTCTCAAGCTGTAATGCCACTAATTATTTTACGATTGATTCAACATTTGAGATCACACAGGTAAGAATTGTTTAATCCTTTCTCTGTGTTCACAGACTGTTTATAcatattcatccttttttcagTATACCAGATATTTTGGAAGATCAACTCCAATCTGTTCAAGATGCAGACTGTTTCATCACTATGTTGCATGACTATAGTGGAATGGGAGCAGCTATGAGACATGTCATGACATCAGCACTAATTAGCCCACAAGTATGatcaattgttattttttgaatcaaatcaattcatttgTACTAATTACTGTGATTGTATCTTTACACAGCTTTATGCTCAGCTAACTGAAGTCCCTTCAGGTGATTCAGAATATGCTCAGTTTATGAAAGAGGCACAAAGGATGTATGAAAAGTCTCTAGAAAGTCTTCCAGGTCCTGAACCACCAGATGAATATAAAGGTATAACaacctaaaataaaaatgttagcTTTtgcttcaattttttattgttgtacaCAGCATATCCTGCACTTCAAGATAGTCTTGTTCATCGTACTTTTCTTGAAGAACTAGTGTTTTGGACTGTGAAGTTTGAATTTCCTCAAAAGCTAGTATGTCTTCTATTGAATATGTTACCTGATCCCGATTATAAGGTAAATTTGTTATTCTTCATGAAAAATGCGATTGCtaatttgtttacattttaggAAGCATTTACACGTGCCTTTGTGTTACATTATGCACGGATATCCCGCCTGTTGGTGGGATCATCAGATCCCGACACACTTAGCAATCGTGTTGTACATGTTAGTGTTCAGTTATTCAGCAATGAAGAATTGGCAACAAAAATGGCGGAAGAAC
Protein-coding regions in this window:
- the LOC124329145 gene encoding lipoyltransferase 1, mitochondrial-like isoform X2; the encoded protein is MTFLRYRQICFFRQFRQGKTIVLRNMKLSTIASQSFHNDVSKKLVFVSKSTNIFENLAIEDWLYKNFDFETQSLLFIVVIGRHQNPWVEVNLKNMSENGVFLSRRNSGGGTVYHDRGNLNCSFFSSRARYNRKSNLENICQSMKCNWNLDLTISPREDILLNSYKVSGTASKLGHKNAYHHCTLLVDVDSTKLHHMLKVDQLGIKSNSTPSVRSPTLNLKSICSQISVDEIIQVLGNYYTRNSSAQFEGLINFVEPSEEKFPGIDMLKLSFSNWHWTYGKTPSFVVCWPLGEQSPELSIVVQNGQIERLDFQNMTIDKEHSRKLSELLLNQKLDNNLYNKILSSNVFEKMNDNCAKLKEMLFLLCLTSV
- the LOC124329145 gene encoding lipoyltransferase 1, mitochondrial-like isoform X1, coding for MTFLRYRQICFFRQFRQGKTIVLRNMKLSTIASQSFHNDVSKKLVFVSKSTNIFENLAIEDWLYKNFDFETQSLLFMWVNTPCVVIGRHQNPWVEVNLKNMSENGVFLSRRNSGGGTVYHDRGNLNCSFFSSRARYNRKSNLENICQSMKCNWNLDLTISPREDILLNSYKVSGTASKLGHKNAYHHCTLLVDVDSTKLHHMLKVDQLGIKSNSTPSVRSPTLNLKSICSQISVDEIIQVLGNYYTRNSSAQFEGLINFVEPSEEKFPGIDMLKLSFSNWHWTYGKTPSFVVCWPLGEQSPELSIVVQNGQIERLDFQNMTIDKEHSRKLSELLLNQKLDNNLYNKILSSNVFEKMNDNCAKLKEMLFLLCLTSV